One Mus caroli chromosome 6, CAROLI_EIJ_v1.1, whole genome shotgun sequence genomic window, TCCTTGCTGGCAGAACACACTGAAAACTTGAACATCAAATTCCCAGAGACAAATTTATAATAGAAGTGGGTTCAAAATAGAACCTCAAAATACAGGGCAAGTAAGTATTGAGTTTAGgtagtagaatgcttgcccagtTTACACAAAGGCCTGGTTTTGATCCCTAGCATGGAATAAAATCAGGCTTGTTGGTGCGTCCCTTATAGTCTCAGTGCTCAAGAGACAAACACTTGAGACATGGAAATTCAAAATCATCTGCAagtacacagcaagtttgaggctggcctgagcTAAACAACaccttgttttaaaaaggaagaaactccATTATGTTTAGACCACTAAAATCATGCCAGTAAGAGCAGCAAAGCACTTGATTAGGCCTGAAAGAGCAGTGATTAGTGTCTGTGAAGTTGCAACAAACACTCTTCCCCTTGTCTAAGAAAAAATGTTAACcacacagatttttttgtttgttttacagattttaacttttattcatctgttttttaatgtatatgaacaGTACATAGGAAATTTAGTGATTTATAAAGGattaaacaagtaaacaaaacatcAGAAGTACCATTATACAGAGATAAGGTTACTTATAAGTTTAATAAATATACCTCCTTCTtcgcttcctccttctctctctctgtacctacatatctatttgtctgtctgaaAATATATGTACAGATAGTTAAGAATTGAAAGTATAGTAATTACAATCAATATTTTGTTCATACCTTTTCATTTATAACATTGGCTTAATTGAAACTATTATATAAAAATGGATCATTGCAATAAAAGGAGTAGGCATAATTGAATGAAAACTAATGTTGGCAAAAAGtgcaagaagagaaaacaaaaatcccataaaTTTGAATTCACATAAACTACAAACTGATTTCTTCaaacattacaaaatattttctagatagCAAATGAAGAGGAAATAACACAAAGCACCATAAGTACCATTATACAGAGATAAGGTTacttataaatttaataaatataccTCCTCCTTAAtgttagaatataaaataataaagaaaagcattaaGATAATGGTAAGGAACAATCAGACAAATAATTGCTAAACAGTGTATGCTGGCAGCTAAAACCCCAAACTCAgtatagaatatatattcatttgtaaAGTGAACTTTTGTAATAAGACAACATGGAAATAGTAAGGCTGGATGATGATGGATATTTATTCACacttgaaatatttaatatttcttgagAGAGTTATCAGTTCTGTAGGAAATTCAGTGAGTTAGAGTTTTagaattttccttaaaataagacTCCTGCAGTTTCTTTGGTACCTTCGGTACACAAGATCTTTTCCCACCCAGATCTCCTTCTTCTTTCCACCCTACTCTTCAGCTTTACTCAGACTTGATCCAAATCTATCTTAACTTTACAGAAACCTTCTCTTCCCCCAGGGCCTAGACATTCATTTGTTCACTACTAATTAGAGACTTTACCTTAGAAATATAACAATAGATATTTTAgttattgtttgttatttttcttcctataatatattatttactgTACTATAGCCTTGTTCAACACTATTGTTTCAATGTATGAATCTGCTGCTTAAAGaagattttattgttattgctgttatTGCCAAGTCTGGTTTAGCCATGGTAGGGATGGAATGACTTAGTTCCCATTCctggtacagagacagtttgtttgtataataatgtacagactttcatgttctttctttgagaaatgttctctgccaaggttaataaTCCCataataatcagagacagcacaagtCAGGTAGACGAGGGTGTGGCTAATGTATTAACAAAAACGGTTAATCTGAGACAGCCGTTAAAGCTGTAGAAAAGagctctaaaaacatgagttaaaaatatatataatttctcaactaagcaaaatataaggatgaagTATGAATTCTATAAGAAAATTCACAGatccaaaagaagaaaagcagttaCACAATGAGCCAGCTTGCCAGAAATGTACTAGGGAAGGAGATaaagatttagggagtggtgctTGTAAGGTAAAATCACACccagcaaagtttttttttttgtttttttttttttttgtttttgttttgttttgtttgtttgtgcttagAGAGACCCGCAGAttcctgaattcaaggtcagctgggATGGAGGGAGTTTATGTTTAGGCACAGGTGTGGTAGGAACATCCATTTCTTTCCCCAGTTTCATGTTATAAGTGTCAAGATTGAGCTTAACTGTCCAGCTTTGCTTTGTAATTGGATCTTCTTGAGGAAAGGGTGTCAGTGGTCCGTGGAAGTCAGAAGAATCCCAAAGTAAAGCCTTGTATCTGGTGTTTATCTTCACCCTGAAGGACTTTATATTTGATAATTTCCAGTCAGACATTTTTCCTTTGGGAAATGTGTAGGAAGAAGTAGCAGGGCCAAAAGATTGATTATGTCACTGAATTTGTACATGGAATTAAAATGAAGGAGGATTTTGTGATATATTAAAAACTGGAATTGGGGGGCATTGGAAGAGTGAAGTAGAAACTTAATGCAATAGAAATTTCCAGGAATCTATAAGTGTGACCCCAAGTACAACTCCTAGAAATGCAGGATAAGGAGCCTGAACCAAACATCCAGTGGAGAGATTGGGACACAAATGCAGCCATAAAATCTTTGGCCAACAATTTattctgcctacaagatatgcaggggttggccgggtgtggtgacacacacctttaatctcagtacttgggaagcagaggatttctgagttcgaggccagcctggtctacaaagtgagttccaggacagccagggatatacagaaaaaccctgtctcaaaaaaaaaaaaaatcaacaaaacaaacaaaacaaaacaaaagatgtataggggtaaagatggagcagaaactcagggaatggccaaccaatgattgatTCAACTTGAGATGGAGCCACTGGTTCCACTCAACGGGATGGAGCCCACCCGATACTGCCCCAGAACCAGAGCCTTGATAGCCCAGAGACAtagaatagaaccaaacatgaccagcaaataaaaagtgaaatagttcctaatgatattctgctataccaGAATGACATACACCAGCCAGAGCCTAGCATACATTAGAAAGGCTTCATCGAGCAACTGATGGACTCAGATGCAGAGACATTCAGCTAAACATTGGGCAGAGCTTAGGGAATCCTTTATAAAATGGGGAGGAATGATTGTAGGAGTCAGtcaggtcaaggacaccacaagaaaatccacATAATCAACTAATCAGGGCTCATAGAGGCTCATAGAGGCTCATAGAGATGGAACCAACAATCAGAGAGCCTGCAtgagtctgacctaggtcctctgttaTGGCTGTATATCTTGATCTTCTTGTGAGACTCTTAACAGTGGGGGTTGGTGTTGTCTCTAACTCTTTTGACTGTTTCttggacccttttcctcctactgggttgacTTATTGAGCCTTAATATGGGGGGGGGGCTTACCTAGTCTTAGtgaaacttgatatgccattTTTAGTTAATATCTCTGGGAGGCCTtgccttttctgaagggaaatagggTGTTAACAGATTTGGGTACATATAGGTTATAAAGATGGGACAAGAGGAGAGGAGCAAGGGGATGAAATTGctgttgggatgtaatatatgagagaagattaaataaacacacaaacaaaaccaaaacatcaaaCAATTGTATACCGACATGGTGGTAcaattctttaatcccagcactcaggaggctggggcaactggatctctgagttcaaggtcagcctcatctacagagtgtgctccaggacaaccaaggctacaaagagaaaccatgtcttggaaggacaacaacacaaaataaaatacaaaaaggaagagCTGTATGGGGTTTTCACTGAATAACTATATCTTCAGTGGTcaccctgtccccaaaacacaATTGCAACATTTTCCATGATTTcagcaagactttttttttaaatcattgcaaGAATTTGTAAGTGAAACTGTCTTTAGAGATCTCAACATCTCCACACCAGGCTATTTTTTGTGACCATTCATTTCTCTGTAAGTCTACCATGCCACTCTgacatccttttctttcttatggCATTTTAATTGCTTCAGTGCCTTCAAAGAAGCCTGCTTCAGCTGACTGTTTGCTAGAATTAGGATAAATGAATGACAGCAAGgatacatgcatgaaattatcAAACCCAAAATAAGTAGcagtttattttcatattttaaaaagctcacTGTTTCTATCAAAATCCCTATGAAATGCAAGATTAACaagataataaaagaaattaaaactttcaTGACTTTCACATGAACTTCTGTGTTAAGGCTTTTGAATCTTGAGACATACAACTGCATCTTTCTGTTGTGTTTCCAAAGTGAAATAGTTAATAGAAAGCATGTAATGATAGTCACCATAAAGAAGAATATAACTCCCAGGTTGAGAAGAATGTGGCTTACAATGAAATCATTCTTATAGAAGTGAAACTGCCAAGAAACATTTCTGTGTTGCTCTTTAGCTTTAAACATCTTCACTGTTTGTGGGAAAGCAATTGACCATGATATAAATAAGCATCCCAGGAGAAAGATAAATACTGTATTGATTCTTCTCTTCAAGCAGAAGAAGATGTAGTGAGAAAAATTTGCTATCTTCAGGAGATAGAAGAGGTTGAGGCTGGTGGCAAACCATATACTTGTGTGATTGGTAATTACCCATATGTAAGCAATCACTATAATGTGGGTATCAGAGGCAACCATATGtggagaaaacaattttaaatatccATCAGAGATTATTATACATATTACACAGATTCTGCAAAGAGCCAAGCCTGTGAAAATAAAGCCAGCTGTGGAGAACTTCTGCCTGACACAGTTAATGCAGTTTGCATGCAGGATAAATCCATTTCCTAGAATTCCCAGAACTGAACCACTAGTTGCAAAACAAAGGAGGATTCCTTCTGCTACAGTCAGCATCTCTACAGATCCCTAAAGTTGCTTCTGCTGCAACTATAacaattttaccttttttttttttttaacctgctgcAGAATGTTGCTTATAATGGAAGCTTGACAGATGAATgatgtttttcttctgtctttaaagACTTCAGAGTGGCCCAGTAACGGCTTTTGGTGGAATCAGAAGTATCTTTAGGGAGTTCTCTCTGTTCTTTAAGTCTCAGACTGCTTATAGAATATGTGCAGACTAATGTCTTCTTTCAGTTTGTTAATAAGCAAATGATGTTTCTGTTTCATGGGTTTTACTTGGCCATTTGACACTGTTTTGCATTAAATGAACTGAATGGTGATACAGGACTGCTAGACATATACTGACAGGatccaaaccaacaaaaatagaACTGCACTTTATCCTTTTCTGTAGCAACTCTTTGTTAGCTGGGCTCGGTGGAAACCGCCTGAACCTTTAACCCCTCAGGAGACTAAGACATGGAAATCACTTAAGCCTAGGGGATCCAGACTGGTTTTTATAAGAGAGTGAGAgttcacaaacaaaaataaattcacaaacTCTGAAAACTCCAAcatcatataaaaaaataaacaaaagggtaaaaaaatataattttaattagaattatatttcattattaaaataatacatagaGCACTTGAATAAACCACTCTTTTaaattgattaattttaattaaaatctaaatttaGCTATGGGTAGGGTAAAATTtacaactttaaaaatgttttatatatttttattggcatATGTTCATTACATATAGGACTAGTTTCACAAAGACAGTTTCATTCAAGTATCATGATGTATATTCAGTTGATCTCATCTTCATGCAAATAACATTCTTGTTTATGTCTCAACAACATCTGTGCCTACATTTGAGGGGAAATGAATTCTATAGAGACTGAGATAATTTTAGTCTCACTAGCACTGTttaactctttccttcccccctcgTCTTCATCAGtactaatattttctttcttgatgatGATAGACATTCTGAACAGGATGAGTTAGAAGCTGTCCTAACTAAGGAGGAGAAAGTTACAATGAAAGTTTCAAGCCATTGAAGACCTTTCTTATAGCCCTCTAAAATAGCAATAGGATGAGCTCTTACTGAAAAGCTTAACAAAGCAGCATTACCTCACCATTGACCTTAAAACAAAAATTGGTCCATTTTACTCTAATGATGGGGGTCAGTTAATTTACTTTACCATATATTTGTGTCTATTCTTTCATGACCAAATGGCTTGGGTGCTCTTCATTGGCTTCAAGCTTGGCAAAAATGTAAGAGATTCAACTAAACTTTACTAATTCAAAAAGTCAGTACCTTGACTTTTCAAGGTACTGGTCACTCTTCCACCTAGCTCTTTCAACTTTCAAGGAAATGTATAAGTTAAAAATCATTGTAAGAGAGGACCTTTCAATGTGGTAACAATGGGAACTAAGAACATTTGGTTAAGTTAGATGAGGTATATTTACATATTGACATTGTATGTTTATTCTTTATAAGAACATTTTGTGAAATCCTGCAATATTTTTTCCATTATCACTTTGGAACAGTAAAGACTTACAAACTATAATAGGATCTGTTATCTGGATAATGAGAGActcttgaagaaaaaataaaagcaaacttgTAAAACATGCATATTACTTAGAAATTATCAACTTCTGAAATTACTAATTGactaaaaatatctaaaatattttaaatttaaaaatgtatgggTTTATAGTACTCAGAGCATTAggtagaacaataagacaacaaaaagaaatcaaggggatacaaattggtaaagaagaaataaaggtatcactatttgcagatgatatgatagtatacaaaagcaacctcaaaaaaaaaatctaccagagaacttctcagctgataaacaacttcagcaaagtggccaggtATAAGAATAACTCAAATAATTCAGTAgctctcctttatacaaaggataaacaggctgaaaacgaaattagggaaagaattcCTTTCACAAAATCCACAAATagtataaagtatcttggtgtaactctaaccaaataagtgaaagacctgaatgacaataacttcaagtctcttaagaaagaaattgatgatctcagaaaatggagagaactcccatgttcatggattagcAGAACTAACATaggaaaaatggctatcctaccaaaggtaatctatagattcaaagcaatccccatcaaaatcccaacacaattcttcaaagacatggaaatagcaattcttaaattcatctgAAAAGGTAAAAATCCCAGAagagcaaaaacaattcttaacaataaaataacagctggaggaatcaccattcctgacctcaagctttactacagaggaATAGTGGTAAAaactggatggtattggtacagaaacagacatgttgatcagcggaatagaattgaagacccagaaataaaaccacacacttactgtcatttaatttttgacaaaggcaccaaaaatatacaacgggaaaaagaaagtatcttcaataaatggtgctggtctaactggctgcctgtatgtagaagaatgaaaatagaaccatatttgtcaccttaaagctcaagtccaagtggatcaagaaccttaGCATAAAACAacatatactgaatctaatagaggagaaaatgggaaagagtcttgaactcattggcacagggggaaatttcctaaacagaactccaatggctcatgctctaagatcaagaatcgataaatgggacctcatgaaactgaaaatcttctataagtcaaaggacatagttgataagacaaataggcaacctacagattgggaaaaaatcttcactaacctcacatctggtagagggctaatatccaaaaaaaaaaaaaacaaaaactcaagaagttaatcaccaaaaaaactaaacaacccaatcaaaaaatgaagTATAGAACTAAattgagaattcacaacagaggaatctggaatggctgagaggcacctaaagaaatgttcaaagtcgttagtgatcagagaaatacaaatcaaaacgactgtgagattctaccttacaccagtcagaatagctacaatcaaaacctcaggtgacaaaacaagttggagaggatgtggagaaagaggaacactcctccattgctggtgggattgcaaactggtacaaccactctggaaatcatctgGAGgctccttagaaaattggaagtagatctacctgaacacccagctataccactcttgggaatatatccaaaatatgccccatcatgccacaggggcacatgttccactatgttcatacaaGCCTTAATTAATCTGGGCCcttgagatctttcaaacactggaccaccaaacagacaacataccccagctgataggaggcccccaacacacatacagtagagaacttctaggtctgtgtgcATTCAGAGACCCTCAACAGGTtggaggcccaagggagtttagaggtcaggtgggatggagggtgggggcattCATGTGAAGACGGGGTGGgctagggaggaggtgtgggatgtaaaGCAGTTGGAGGATGAACAGGGAGGGGcggggaatgaaatatggagtacaaaattgaattacaaataaaattaaattaagaaaaataaaaaaataaagaaaaaaatatatgagttTACAAAGATGTATGTAATCTCAAATACTGGATTTTCTTTACTTCTCTCCTTGCTTTTTCTATCCTTTTTGGTTAAGCCTTTTTTGGGTTTCAATCTATACTAGCTTATCTCCAGGGACAACCTCacaccaccaaccaggcagcatacaccaggtgatatgaggccccaaacacatatatagcagaggactgccaggtctgggtttggtcagaaaagatgcacctaaccctagggaactggaggccccagggagtttagtggtatggtgtggtggtggtggtgacataCTCATGGAATCAGAGGGCA contains:
- the LOC110295562 gene encoding taste receptor type 2 member 106; this encodes MLTVAEGILLCFATSGSVLGILGNGFILHANCINCVRQKFSTAGFIFTGLALCRICVICIIISDGYLKLFSPHMVASDTHIIVIAYIWVITNHTSIWFATSLNLFYLLKIANFSHYIFFCLKRRINTVFIFLLGCLFISWSIAFPQTVKMFKAKEQHRNVSWQFHFYKNDFIVSHILLNLGVIFFFMVTIITCFLLTISLWKHNRKMQLYVSRFKSLNTEVHVKVMKVLISFIILLILHFIGILIETVSFLKYENKLLLILGLIISCMYPCCHSFILILANSQLKQASLKALKQLKCHKKEKDVRVAW